In one Synergistaceae bacterium genomic region, the following are encoded:
- a CDS encoding tRNA-specific adenosine deaminase → MDSIDLKFMKEAYSLAQEAASMGEIPVGAVVVREGEIIGRGFNRRLIDNSPFA, encoded by the coding sequence ATGGATAGTATAGATTTAAAATTTATGAAAGAAGCTTATTCCTTGGCACAGGAGGCCGCCTCTATGGGAGAGATTCCCGTGGGTGCGGTCGTAGTTCGCGAAGGAGAAATAATAGGGCGGGGTTTTAACAGACGCCTAATAGATAACTCTCCCTTTGCT